A part of Limihaloglobus sulfuriphilus genomic DNA contains:
- the tsf gene encoding translation elongation factor Ts encodes MADITAATVMKLRKMTGQGMMDCKKALQETNGDLDEAMTLLRKKGLATMEKRSGRDTGEGRVVTRTDANTTILASLCCETDFVAKNDDFIALSEKMLDYVAACDCENGQKLEDVELNGEKFSELITVLVSKTGEKTEVGDCAKFTVGDNSYVGTYIHFNNKVAGMVEIECDSADTANSTEIKEIANGVCMHITAAKPEALNKEDFDKEELAKEEAIARDQVKDKPANIIDKIVEGKINKMLSERCLVNQKYVVNEDMTVEEAVNAAAKAAGGTASIKRFARIEIA; translated from the coding sequence ATGGCTGATATAACTGCCGCAACAGTTATGAAACTTCGCAAGATGACCGGCCAGGGTATGATGGACTGCAAAAAAGCACTCCAGGAAACCAATGGCGATTTAGATGAGGCGATGACCCTTCTTCGCAAAAAAGGTCTTGCCACAATGGAAAAACGCTCAGGCCGTGACACCGGTGAAGGCCGTGTAGTTACAAGGACGGATGCAAACACAACAATCCTGGCTTCACTTTGCTGCGAAACAGATTTCGTTGCAAAAAATGATGACTTTATAGCGCTTTCAGAAAAGATGCTGGACTATGTCGCGGCTTGTGACTGCGAAAACGGCCAGAAACTTGAAGACGTTGAATTAAACGGCGAGAAATTCTCTGAGCTCATCACAGTTCTTGTAAGCAAGACCGGCGAAAAAACCGAAGTCGGCGACTGCGCAAAATTCACGGTTGGGGATAACTCTTACGTCGGCACATACATCCACTTTAACAACAAAGTAGCCGGTATGGTAGAGATCGAATGCGATTCTGCCGACACCGCAAACAGTACCGAAATAAAGGAAATCGCCAACGGCGTCTGTATGCATATCACAGCGGCAAAGCCGGAAGCCCTTAATAAAGAGGATTTCGACAAAGAAGAACTTGCCAAGGAAGAGGCTATCGCCCGTGATCAGGTAAAAGACAAACCAGCCAATATCATAGACAAGATTGTTGAAGGTAAAATCAACAAGATGCTCTCTGAGAGGTGCCTGGTTAACCAGAAATATGTTGTCAACGAAGACATGACAGTTGAAGAAGCTGTAAACGCCGCCGCGAAAGCCGCCGGTGGGACAGCCTCTATCAAGAGATTTGCAAGGATCGAAATCGCTTAG
- the rpsB gene encoding 30S ribosomal protein S2, whose product MNKELARDLINSGVHFGHRASRWNPKMAPYIFAKRGMVHIVDVKQTIKGLLISKKLLAQVVASGKDVVFVGTKRQAQKAVKRVALESGMHYANNRWLGGTLTNFRTIRSRVKRMEELEAMEADGSIAAESKKRASTLKRELTKIKVNLDGVRKMNRIPGAMVVVDTKNEKNALAEAKKLGVFTIGIIDTDSDPDAVNVAIPGNDDSVKAIEIIMTELGEAIAEGKTLARIQATASDSPIKGRSKRRAMGSAKDSTEDETPLDADDSAGDQGEKSVSESTVQADNKEKEPAAAPAESENAAQAAKTEETASVQTEQTEAAPQNQAAPAETETEPEKKEQA is encoded by the coding sequence GTGAATAAAGAACTTGCCCGTGACTTGATCAATTCGGGCGTACATTTTGGACACAGGGCCAGCCGCTGGAACCCGAAAATGGCACCATACATTTTCGCCAAACGCGGAATGGTCCACATTGTAGATGTGAAGCAAACTATAAAGGGGCTGCTGATTTCTAAAAAGCTCCTTGCCCAGGTAGTTGCTTCGGGAAAAGACGTGGTATTTGTCGGCACTAAACGCCAGGCACAAAAAGCGGTAAAACGTGTTGCTCTTGAATCCGGGATGCACTACGCCAATAACCGCTGGCTCGGCGGCACGCTTACCAACTTCAGGACAATCCGTTCAAGAGTTAAGCGTATGGAAGAGCTCGAAGCAATGGAAGCAGACGGTTCAATCGCCGCTGAAAGTAAAAAACGCGCTTCGACTCTCAAACGTGAACTGACAAAGATCAAGGTAAACCTGGATGGCGTTCGCAAAATGAACCGAATCCCTGGTGCCATGGTAGTTGTTGATACAAAGAACGAGAAGAACGCTCTTGCAGAAGCTAAAAAGCTCGGCGTATTTACAATCGGAATAATCGACACAGACAGCGATCCGGATGCAGTCAATGTGGCAATTCCCGGCAACGATGATTCTGTGAAGGCTATCGAGATAATAATGACTGAATTAGGCGAGGCCATTGCCGAGGGCAAAACTCTCGCACGTATTCAGGCAACAGCATCAGACAGCCCGATAAAAGGACGCAGTAAAAGACGTGCTATGGGCAGTGCAAAAGATTCAACAGAAGACGAAACACCCCTTGATGCGGACGATTCTGCTGGAGACCAGGGCGAAAAGAGCGTTTCTGAATCAACAGTTCAGGCAGACAATAAGGAAAAAGAGCCTGCTGCTGCCCCTGCTGAAAGCGAAAATGCTGCTCAGGCTGCTAAGACAGAAGAAACAGCTTCAGTGCAAACAGAACAGACAGAAGCCGCACCTCAAAACCAGGCAGCTCCCGCTGAAACTGAGACTGAACCCGAGAAAAAAGAGCAGGCATAA
- a CDS encoding PrsW family glutamic-type intramembrane protease has protein sequence MNTKNDDIALYAGGLEQKQSKPFPLSRLILYHFLIPTAIIITAVNFFLGDSYKSSPQDRLEQALSSNEFEEASLIYQKLLKDDFSSINLHRDYLRNQSLINDFSHDNTAYSDTVNTYFKYATSKDPLEADIGNYAIGYLYSLNGKYWDSLIYYSRVNDRQMPFLNNSIGYCLLQLGERKDAMSYFYKEIEADGNIAGACMNLVEILYEDKNFELLERLISNPRTSPHISIRLKRITHIEQQQPLKYLAALFNYSHVLPAGLAASILVLAVWFFYLRKLDVFEPEKYRYMLLMLAGGMICAEFCTFFYDITNYSLGFNIGRGMFNDLLYCIFAIGLIEEAVKIIPFLIMLRYSKEINEPVDYLIYASVSALGFAFVENLLYFNESGLASITGRAFTAVLLHMSMSTFAVYGLLYTKYFRKNNRPVFWLSLSFSAAVLVHGLYDFWLIANVEEQYRLFSIIILIAATWKFSTIIKNSLSISAFNLEEKNRVLHLTRYLAYSLMAIILMQYVLIAVQHGALKANINMLQGISAFYFLLFVLIMTMGNIQLKPNKTHDSQEMEIKTTSLE, from the coding sequence ATGAATACAAAAAATGATGACATAGCTTTATACGCAGGCGGCCTTGAGCAAAAACAATCAAAGCCGTTTCCTTTAAGCAGGCTGATTCTTTATCATTTTCTTATTCCCACTGCAATTATCATTACAGCGGTAAACTTTTTCCTCGGTGATTCATATAAATCATCTCCGCAGGACAGGCTCGAGCAGGCTCTGAGCAGCAATGAATTTGAAGAGGCTTCACTGATCTATCAAAAACTGCTCAAAGATGATTTCAGCAGCATAAACCTTCACCGAGACTACCTGAGAAATCAATCTCTGATAAATGATTTCAGCCATGATAATACCGCTTACAGTGATACAGTAAATACTTACTTTAAGTACGCAACAAGTAAGGATCCGCTTGAAGCTGATATAGGAAATTATGCCATCGGCTACCTCTACTCGCTGAACGGCAAATACTGGGATTCACTGATTTATTACAGCAGAGTGAATGACAGGCAGATGCCTTTTCTTAATAACTCTATAGGGTACTGCCTGCTTCAGCTTGGAGAAAGAAAGGACGCTATGTCCTATTTCTACAAGGAGATAGAAGCAGACGGCAATATCGCCGGCGCTTGTATGAATCTCGTCGAGATACTGTATGAAGATAAAAATTTTGAATTGCTCGAGAGACTCATATCAAATCCGCGTACCAGCCCGCACATTTCTATCCGCCTCAAACGCATCACGCATATAGAGCAGCAGCAGCCTTTGAAATACCTGGCAGCACTCTTTAATTACAGCCACGTTTTACCAGCCGGACTGGCTGCATCGATACTTGTGCTTGCAGTATGGTTTTTTTACCTGCGAAAACTCGATGTGTTCGAGCCGGAAAAGTACCGATATATGCTTCTCATGCTTGCCGGCGGCATGATTTGTGCCGAATTCTGCACGTTTTTCTATGACATCACAAACTACAGCCTCGGCTTTAATATAGGCAGAGGCATGTTCAACGATTTGCTGTACTGCATCTTCGCTATCGGACTGATCGAAGAAGCGGTTAAGATCATACCCTTTCTGATAATGCTCAGGTATTCAAAAGAGATCAATGAACCTGTTGATTACCTCATATACGCGTCAGTATCAGCATTGGGGTTTGCGTTTGTTGAAAACCTCTTGTATTTCAATGAAAGCGGCCTTGCGAGCATAACAGGCAGGGCTTTTACAGCTGTCCTTCTGCATATGTCAATGAGCACGTTTGCGGTTTACGGACTCTTATACACAAAATATTTCAGAAAGAACAACCGCCCTGTCTTTTGGCTCTCTCTTTCCTTTTCGGCGGCGGTGCTTGTCCATGGACTCTACGATTTCTGGCTGATTGCAAATGTTGAAGAACAATACAGGCTTTTTTCAATTATCATACTCATTGCGGCAACCTGGAAATTCAGTACAATCATCAAAAATTCATTAAGTATTTCTGCATTTAACCTGGAAGAAAAAAACAGGGTGCTGCACCTGACAAGATACCTCGCGTATTCTTTGATGGCTATTATCCTGATGCAGTACGTTTTAATCGCCGTTCAACACGGAGCGCTCAAGGCGAATATAAATATGCTTCAAGGCATTTCAGCGTTTTATTTCCTTCTTTTTGTATTGATTATGACTATGGGAAACATTCAGCTCAAGCCAAATAAAACCCATGATTCACAGGAGATGGAGATCAAAACGACATCATTAGAATAA
- a CDS encoding GxGYxYP domain-containing protein, whose protein sequence is MPLRYFTILTIIAAVFSAGCKAAEVNAVNSKMLDGGWFPVQKVPKGVIKTVNPDEFEEVKSPSGKTAAGAFSPTHMLAQSLSGLAAKAVNEGSFDEMVWIDTERKDYKYWYKNLLERLEFEERGTFEVWDILRRYMDAGIVKGYILYSYDFSEGGAYTERENIDRSANVAATVAGLTNAVMISDGQKQRADKMGLKMIMDVRGKDMNWCYAKYRNVINRNALLTVDPKVANNRALSIANGFACAYGVEESTERLCKLLKSPAPIFGWNCGDEAKQTGLVTGYGNFQTASNWAYNLPLLSAGSAEYEPAKVKTLNPAGIDWNDQRYPVAMLMSDGDNLQWLTGNFFFNDSYWASQHHGDFPMSWTTCVSHLVQACPEVADYLAASQPDNAAVIEYGAGYYYPDLFGEKRYDRLSYLRRHAKDINEQLKKSGTKVFGFITMDCDSEDAFDAYKVYAEELDSVIGMVAIQYYPYNGGNGEVFWFKNSSGVEIPVITATHSTWEHARWKNGGTPSHMARLVNEQAAKNDDPSLPDYSLLAMHAWSQFQEIQGSDDKAEDIPRDENDKLIKRGKVGLEPAKWFVDRLDTKTTQVVNIEEIIWRVRMKHDPVTTKKIINEHYGRHLDIN, encoded by the coding sequence ATGCCTTTACGATATTTTACAATTTTAACTATAATTGCGGCGGTATTTTCAGCCGGCTGTAAAGCCGCTGAAGTGAATGCAGTCAACAGTAAAATGTTAGATGGCGGCTGGTTTCCCGTTCAAAAAGTTCCCAAAGGGGTTATAAAAACTGTTAATCCCGATGAGTTCGAAGAAGTAAAAAGTCCCTCTGGCAAGACTGCCGCGGGCGCCTTTAGTCCCACGCATATGCTTGCCCAGTCACTCTCGGGCCTGGCGGCTAAGGCTGTAAATGAAGGCTCTTTCGATGAGATGGTCTGGATAGACACAGAGAGAAAAGATTATAAATACTGGTACAAAAACCTGTTGGAACGGCTTGAATTTGAAGAACGCGGCACATTTGAGGTTTGGGATATACTTCGGCGATATATGGACGCCGGCATTGTAAAAGGTTATATCTTATATTCTTATGACTTTTCAGAGGGCGGGGCATATACAGAGCGGGAAAATATAGACCGTTCGGCAAATGTCGCGGCTACTGTCGCCGGCCTTACAAATGCCGTAATGATATCTGATGGACAGAAGCAGCGGGCAGACAAAATGGGGCTTAAGATGATTATGGACGTTCGCGGCAAAGATATGAACTGGTGTTACGCCAAATACCGTAACGTTATCAACCGTAACGCTTTGCTGACAGTCGATCCAAAGGTTGCAAACAATCGGGCACTGTCAATTGCGAATGGATTCGCTTGTGCTTATGGTGTGGAGGAGTCAACCGAGAGGTTGTGCAAACTTCTCAAGTCTCCCGCCCCGATTTTTGGCTGGAACTGCGGCGATGAGGCGAAACAGACCGGTTTAGTCACAGGTTACGGTAATTTTCAAACCGCTTCGAACTGGGCCTATAATCTTCCGCTGCTCTCTGCCGGAAGCGCAGAATACGAACCGGCTAAAGTCAAAACCCTCAATCCCGCCGGAATAGACTGGAACGACCAGAGGTACCCCGTGGCTATGCTGATGAGTGACGGTGACAATCTGCAGTGGCTTACCGGCAATTTCTTTTTTAACGATAGCTACTGGGCCAGTCAGCATCACGGGGACTTTCCGATGAGCTGGACAACCTGTGTTTCCCATCTTGTACAGGCTTGCCCGGAAGTGGCGGATTATTTAGCCGCCTCCCAGCCGGATAATGCCGCCGTAATTGAGTATGGCGCCGGTTATTACTATCCGGATCTCTTTGGCGAAAAAAGGTATGACCGTTTGAGCTATCTCCGCAGACACGCAAAAGATATCAACGAACAGCTTAAGAAGAGCGGTACCAAGGTATTTGGATTCATAACAATGGATTGTGACAGCGAAGACGCTTTTGACGCTTATAAGGTTTATGCAGAGGAACTTGATTCCGTAATTGGTATGGTTGCTATTCAGTATTATCCCTATAACGGCGGTAACGGTGAGGTTTTCTGGTTTAAAAACAGCAGCGGTGTTGAGATCCCCGTAATAACTGCTACTCATTCAACATGGGAACACGCAAGATGGAAAAACGGCGGTACTCCTTCACATATGGCACGTTTGGTAAACGAGCAGGCGGCGAAAAATGATGACCCATCACTGCCCGATTACAGCCTTCTGGCAATGCACGCATGGTCACAGTTCCAGGAGATTCAGGGCAGCGATGACAAGGCAGAGGATATTCCCAGGGACGAAAATGACAAGCTCATAAAACGGGGAAAAGTGGGGCTTGAACCGGCTAAATGGTTTGTTGACAGGCTTGATACAAAAACCACACAGGTTGTTAATATTGAAGAGATTATCTGGCGGGTGCGTATGAAACATGATCCTGTGACAACAAAAAAAATAATAAATGAACATTACGGCAGGCATTTAGATATAAACTGA
- a CDS encoding thioredoxin family protein has translation MAFTLELSQKAPNFSLPATDGNVYSLSAFDQNILVIFFTCNHCPYVKGSEEETIRTAKRYMPRGVGFVAINSNSKNTYEEDDFEHMRLKTHLPWPYLRDEDQSVAKAYGALRTPHFFVFDKNRKLVYTGREMDNPRDYTKSTVNDLTNALDELLAGKSVSKPMTNPVGCNVKWDGKDPHWMPADACDLV, from the coding sequence ATGGCTTTTACATTAGAATTATCCCAGAAAGCGCCGAATTTTTCCCTTCCAGCAACGGATGGAAATGTATATTCTCTCTCAGCTTTTGATCAAAATATCCTGGTGATTTTCTTTACCTGCAACCACTGCCCTTACGTTAAGGGCAGCGAAGAAGAGACAATCCGCACGGCAAAGAGGTACATGCCTCGGGGCGTGGGTTTTGTCGCGATAAACTCCAACAGCAAAAATACTTATGAAGAAGATGATTTTGAGCATATGCGGCTCAAAACACATCTGCCGTGGCCGTACCTGCGTGATGAGGATCAGAGCGTAGCCAAGGCCTACGGGGCGCTTCGTACGCCGCACTTTTTCGTCTTTGATAAAAACCGCAAACTTGTATATACCGGCAGAGAGATGGATAATCCCCGTGACTATACAAAATCAACTGTAAATGATCTGACAAATGCCCTTGACGAACTTCTTGCCGGCAAATCTGTAAGCAAACCTATGACAAACCCGGTCGGCTGCAATGTAAAATGGGACGGCAAAGACCCGCACTGGATGCCGGCAGATGCCTGTGATCTGGTGTAA
- a CDS encoding 7-carboxy-7-deazaguanine synthase QueE, with the protein MEVVINEIFYSIQGEGRLAGRPSVFVRHAGCTLRCDFCDTPYAQSPDSGTRYSLNHVVEKVRSYKCPNLVITGGEPMANPVLERLVEMTWPLFETITIETNGTCFRQLDPRLDNVLMSISPKFNDRQRAGYQHSFDVEPESGLISQGTILRLVNSYDYQLKFVVGADTDIKKIRRTVEGLGCANQRDIFLMPEAKNRREYIRASRHVVDLCLKYGYSFSPRHHIMIWDTKIGV; encoded by the coding sequence ATGGAAGTCGTAATAAATGAGATTTTCTATTCGATTCAGGGTGAAGGACGCCTGGCAGGGCGGCCGAGTGTTTTTGTTCGTCATGCCGGCTGTACTTTGAGATGTGATTTTTGCGATACTCCCTATGCGCAATCTCCGGATTCAGGGACAAGATATTCACTCAACCATGTAGTTGAGAAGGTCAGATCCTACAAATGCCCCAACCTTGTAATTACCGGAGGCGAACCAATGGCAAATCCTGTGCTTGAACGGCTTGTGGAAATGACCTGGCCGTTATTTGAAACGATTACAATTGAAACAAACGGGACATGTTTCAGGCAGCTCGACCCGCGTCTGGACAATGTGCTTATGAGCATAAGCCCGAAATTTAATGACCGCCAGAGGGCAGGCTATCAGCACAGCTTTGATGTTGAGCCCGAGAGCGGCCTCATATCTCAGGGCACAATTCTTCGACTTGTAAACAGTTACGATTATCAGTTGAAGTTTGTTGTCGGAGCTGATACCGACATTAAGAAGATACGCAGGACTGTTGAGGGGTTGGGCTGTGCAAACCAGAGAGATATTTTCCTTATGCCCGAGGCCAAAAACCGCCGCGAATATATACGAGCAAGCCGCCATGTAGTTGATCTTTGCCTCAAATATGGTTACAGCTTTTCCCCCCGTCACCATATTATGATATGGGATACTAAAATAGGGGTGTGA
- the pdxA gene encoding 4-hydroxythreonine-4-phosphate dehydrogenase PdxA produces the protein MNSNETVIGITMGDPGGIGPEIVVKALSDPLLRRLGKFIIFGIDEQLEYAADLIEVEPFWGVHQHEKISRDYPNRVVLANYDDFSIPAGVREPNMISGQASVKFCLDAIYAARAGIIDAVVTAPISKESWKKARVNFPGHTELFAQQCKCSRVAMMFTAGHIKIALATIHQGLFDIRNTFTIGRVFEPIDLLNDALKNYFGVDKPKIGVAALNPHAGESGQFGDEEIRIIRPAIEMAISQKINAFGPYPADTLFLRAARGEFDGVVAMYHDQGMIPIKLLAFNSATNVTIGLPIIRTSPAHGTAFDIAWLGKADESSMKEAIKVAAQMAGVKKAGLDNKGRLRRRG, from the coding sequence ATGAATTCGAATGAAACAGTAATCGGCATAACTATGGGCGACCCCGGCGGTATCGGCCCGGAGATAGTGGTAAAGGCACTATCAGATCCGCTCCTGCGCCGGCTGGGCAAGTTCATCATCTTCGGGATAGATGAGCAGCTTGAATACGCCGCGGATTTGATCGAAGTAGAGCCTTTCTGGGGAGTGCATCAGCACGAAAAAATATCCCGCGACTATCCAAACCGAGTCGTGCTGGCAAATTACGACGATTTCTCTATCCCCGCCGGTGTACGAGAACCAAACATGATCTCCGGCCAGGCGTCTGTAAAGTTCTGTCTTGATGCAATCTACGCGGCACGTGCCGGCATAATTGACGCGGTTGTAACTGCCCCGATAAGCAAGGAAAGCTGGAAAAAGGCTCGGGTAAACTTTCCCGGCCATACTGAGCTGTTTGCTCAGCAGTGCAAGTGCAGCCGTGTAGCGATGATGTTTACCGCCGGTCATATCAAAATTGCCCTTGCAACAATTCATCAGGGCCTTTTTGATATCAGAAACACTTTTACCATTGGACGGGTTTTTGAGCCGATAGATCTGCTCAATGATGCGCTCAAGAATTATTTCGGCGTTGACAAGCCGAAAATAGGAGTTGCCGCGCTCAACCCTCATGCCGGCGAAAGCGGCCAGTTTGGTGATGAGGAAATTCGAATCATACGACCGGCGATTGAAATGGCGATTTCGCAGAAAATCAACGCTTTCGGGCCCTATCCGGCAGATACCCTTTTTCTGCGAGCCGCCAGAGGAGAATTTGACGGAGTAGTAGCTATGTATCACGACCAGGGCATGATACCCATAAAACTGCTCGCGTTTAACTCTGCCACAAATGTCACTATCGGACTGCCGATAATCCGCACCTCGCCGGCACATGGAACCGCGTTTGACATAGCCTGGCTGGGCAAAGCGGACGAGTCCAGCATGAAAGAGGCAATAAAGGTAGCCGCCCAGATGGCCGGTGTGAAAAAAGCAGGCCTTGACAATAAAGGCCGCTTGAGAAGAAGAGGGTGA
- a CDS encoding GntR family transcriptional regulator, producing the protein MPARGKSGKHANVYEHIFQGIVSGKYPVRGKLPTEHELSDMFGVSRPTVSKALRMLEKKGMIDRRPGSGTYVRQTNSARGRKLGLLVSRLNLTPEDYSKYVTLYSMVISKMARSANKENYILLMNDLPYGDESEVTTHALDICRQLVDLQVKGVFFMPLEVSPENRHINVEIAHTLKKYDIAVTLMDRDIYDKPKRSEFDLVSIDNETAGFVAAEHLLSLGCRKIDFVAGHIDVSSVSGRIAGYKEALLSYGITPQESRIHHFSILPFLVQDEPIEMETVRDLLKSLDTEAIVCSNDRMAATIIKYAKVFGVNVPEDLRVVSFDDEPFVESLPVPLTTMRQPPDIIGSETVRTMISRIENPGMPARTVLISPELIVRGSCGAKL; encoded by the coding sequence ATGCCGGCAAGAGGTAAAAGCGGAAAACACGCTAACGTATATGAACACATTTTTCAGGGGATTGTGTCGGGGAAATATCCTGTAAGGGGTAAGCTGCCAACTGAGCATGAGCTTTCCGATATGTTCGGGGTGTCCCGGCCTACAGTGAGCAAAGCACTGCGGATGCTTGAGAAAAAGGGGATGATCGACAGACGCCCCGGTTCGGGAACTTATGTCCGTCAGACAAATTCCGCCCGGGGGCGCAAACTTGGCCTGCTTGTATCGCGGCTGAATCTCACTCCCGAGGATTACAGCAAATATGTTACTCTATACAGCATGGTTATCTCAAAGATGGCCCGCAGCGCCAACAAAGAGAACTACATATTGTTGATGAACGACCTTCCTTACGGCGATGAGAGTGAAGTGACAACTCATGCGCTTGATATATGCCGCCAGCTTGTTGACCTCCAGGTAAAAGGCGTATTTTTCATGCCCCTTGAAGTCTCACCTGAAAACCGCCATATAAATGTAGAGATCGCACATACGTTAAAAAAATACGATATTGCTGTAACGCTCATGGATAGAGATATTTACGACAAACCGAAGAGAAGTGAGTTTGATCTCGTTTCAATTGACAACGAAACTGCCGGTTTTGTTGCTGCCGAACACCTGCTCTCGCTTGGCTGCAGAAAAATAGATTTTGTCGCCGGCCATATTGATGTATCAAGTGTTTCAGGCAGAATCGCAGGCTACAAAGAAGCTCTCTTGTCATACGGGATAACGCCGCAGGAAAGCAGGATACACCATTTCTCTATTCTGCCGTTTCTTGTACAGGATGAGCCTATTGAAATGGAGACGGTTCGCGACCTGCTCAAAAGCCTTGACACCGAGGCGATAGTCTGTTCCAATGACCGAATGGCAGCGACAATCATTAAATATGCGAAAGTTTTTGGAGTAAACGTACCCGAGGATCTAAGGGTGGTTTCGTTTGATGATGAGCCGTTTGTTGAGAGTCTCCCTGTGCCGTTGACAACAATGCGTCAGCCGCCGGATATTATCGGCTCTGAAACTGTGCGGACAATGATAAGCCGTATTGAAAATCCCGGTATGCCTGCCAGAACGGTACTTATAAGCCCTGAATTGATTGTACGCGGGTCATGCGGGGCAAAACTTTAA
- a CDS encoding COG3014 family protein, whose product MWKPSRDLKIYSIFRTALILMTVCAVIAAVSGCNPTRSNLDKFNSSYTSGNYDDALSKAEKWVKGNETPAKNDVLWALNAGSVKMLLGDYEGSIEWFDRAEEFIGYYDYENVVLNSLGSTLINDTAIPYGGTRYDRIMLNTYKALNFMMLGDFELARVEFNRALERQNRAKDYFSKEINQLREDLSKYPDYRQYEQNHDIQDSIDRVYPSLRNFEPYPDFVNPFTTYLAGLFFVLSGDLDKGSFLLKETCGMVPGNPYVCDDFEAAEAAYQKGEIKNKVWVFFENGLGPVKDEFRIDLPLFVFEGSRVYYAGIALPRLVKRPGSAYALTINNGSEEAQTKAVVNMDRVVSTEFEKDFSIILARAVISASFKGAAQYALHREDSTLAAIMAIYSAATTTADVRIWSSLPKNIQVARTQAPQNGILTINNPSGSGMRINIGDCKNAIVYVRIPFAGAEPVYNVIKFN is encoded by the coding sequence ATGTGGAAACCATCGAGAGACCTGAAGATTTATTCGATTTTCCGAACGGCACTGATTCTAATGACAGTCTGTGCAGTCATTGCCGCGGTGTCCGGCTGCAATCCAACCAGGTCAAATCTTGACAAATTTAATAGCTCATATACCTCGGGTAATTATGATGATGCCCTTTCAAAGGCCGAGAAGTGGGTTAAAGGTAATGAAACGCCGGCAAAAAACGATGTCTTATGGGCCTTAAATGCCGGTTCGGTTAAGATGCTTTTGGGTGATTACGAGGGCAGCATAGAGTGGTTTGACAGGGCAGAAGAGTTCATAGGTTATTATGACTACGAGAATGTTGTTTTAAACTCACTGGGCTCCACGTTAATAAATGATACTGCAATTCCTTATGGCGGAACACGTTACGACCGAATAATGCTGAACACTTACAAGGCCCTGAATTTTATGATGCTTGGTGATTTTGAGCTTGCCAGGGTAGAATTTAACAGGGCCCTTGAGCGGCAGAATCGGGCAAAAGACTATTTCAGCAAAGAGATTAACCAGCTGCGCGAAGATCTGTCAAAATACCCTGATTACAGGCAGTACGAGCAAAACCATGATATTCAGGATTCTATTGATCGGGTCTATCCCTCACTTAGAAATTTTGAGCCGTATCCTGATTTTGTAAACCCCTTTACAACATACCTTGCAGGTTTGTTTTTTGTTCTCTCCGGTGATTTGGATAAGGGCTCGTTTCTGCTTAAGGAAACCTGCGGAATGGTGCCGGGGAATCCTTATGTATGTGATGATTTCGAGGCCGCGGAAGCCGCTTACCAAAAAGGTGAGATAAAGAACAAAGTCTGGGTGTTTTTTGAGAATGGACTCGGCCCTGTCAAAGATGAATTCCGTATTGACCTGCCTTTATTTGTATTCGAAGGCAGCAGGGTTTATTATGCAGGAATTGCCCTGCCCAGGCTGGTTAAACGCCCTGGCTCTGCGTATGCTTTGACCATAAACAACGGCAGTGAAGAAGCCCAGACCAAAGCAGTTGTCAATATGGACAGGGTGGTCAGTACAGAGTTTGAGAAAGATTTTTCTATAATCCTGGCTCGTGCGGTGATTTCCGCCTCTTTTAAGGGGGCCGCTCAGTATGCTTTGCATCGTGAAGACAGCACTTTGGCTGCTATAATGGCTATTTATTCAGCCGCGACAACAACTGCGGATGTGCGGATATGGAGCTCGCTGCCCAAAAATATTCAGGTTGCCCGTACCCAGGCTCCCCAAAACGGTATCCTTACAATAAATAATCCTTCGGGTTCAGGCATGAGAATCAATATTGGTGATTGCAAAAATGCCATAGTCTATGTTAGAATACCCTTTGCAGGCGCTGAGCCTGTATATAATGTTATTAAATTTAATTAA